The following proteins are co-located in the Ammospiza caudacuta isolate bAmmCau1 chromosome 32, bAmmCau1.pri, whole genome shotgun sequence genome:
- the PDZD4 gene encoding PDZ domain-containing protein 4 codes for GAEPPPLPQDYFDPADLGEPERPEELEYEEVELYKTSHKLGITVCYRTDGEEDPGIYVGEVNPDSIAAKDGRIREGDRIVQINGVEIQDREEAVAFLTREQQTNISLLLARPESQVAQRWKDSDREDFLDEFGSDEDGETRGAWSPHGQVRDNGKNNAPSPATPVGRGAEPDSGVGRTDESTRNEESSEHDLLCEEAGEGPPAPPRPPPPRREPQNAQNSPQNLQNPPQNLQNSPQNLQNSPQNLQRSPQNAARLHAKPGAGLAAARSGSGSGCGSAGRAGSGASGRRGMAGLEAGLGARLEPGLGPGLGPGLGPGLGPGLGPGPPSLAALSPAELRRYRALRGRCAGPAGRAELARLEEELRHLEFKCRHLLRAQQLERLRERGRRAWRDPEGPLADIAEAPERDSTSAYNTGESSRSSPLLLRAGLGAPPAAPPPPSGAAPSSAKGPRGKRPGRDRLLKARAIKILEERGGSTDDDARSELKTGRYWSREQRKQHLARAREQRRRRELLLQGRPELPANPGGAAGGVAEVPPPPQAQHGPGSRRGLRKRSRRILDNWVTIQEMMLAQHGGRLEHPLLSVTTV; via the exons GAGGTGGAGCTGTACAAAACCAGTCACAAACTGGGGATCACCGTCTGCTACCGCACCGACGGCGAGGAGGATCCCGGCATCTACGTGGGGGAG GTGAACCCCGACAGCATCGCGGCCAAGGACGGGCGGATCCGGGAGGGAGATCGGATCGTGCAG ATCAACGGGGTGGAGATCCAGGACCGCGAGGAGGCCGTGGCCTTCCTGACCCGCGAGCAGCAAACCAacatctccctgctgctggcccggcCCGAGagccaggtgg CCCAGCGCTGGAAGGACAGCGACCGCGAGGATTTCCTGGATGAGTTCGGCTCTGATGAGGACGGGGAGACCCGAGGGGCCTGGAGCCCCCATGGGCAGGTGAGAgataatgggaaaaataatg cccccagccccgccacCCCCGTGGGCCGCGGCGCGGAGCCCGACAGCGGCGTGGGGCGCACGGACGAGTCCACGCGCAACGAGGAGAGCTCGGAGCACGATCTGCTGTGCGAGGAGGCCGGAGAGGGAcccccggcaccgccccggcctcccccgccccgccgcgaGCCCCAGAACGCCCAAAATTCACCgcaaaacctccaaaatccaCCGCAAAACCTCCAAAATTCACCGcaaaacctccaaaattccccccaaaacctccaaaggTCACCGCAAAACGCGGCGCGGCTCCACGCAAAACCCGGCGCTGGATTGGCGGCGGCGCGGAGCGGCTCCGGCTCGGGCTGCGGGTCGGCGGGAAGAGCTGGAAGTGGAGCGAGCGGGCGGCGCGGAATGGCGGGGTTAGAAGCGGGGTTGGGAGCGCGGTTGGAGCCGGGATTGGGGCCGGGATTGGGGCCCGGTTTGGGGCCGGGATTGGGGCCCGGTTTGGGGCCCGGGCCGCCGTCGCTGGCCGCGCTGAGCCCCGCCGAGCTGCGGCGGTACCGGGCGCTGCGCGGGCGCTGCGCGGGCCCCGCGGGCCGGGCGGAGCTGGCGCggctggaggaggagctgcGGCACCTGGAGTTCAAGTGCCGGCACCTCCTGCGGGCGCAGCAGCTGGAGCGGCTCCGCGAGCGAGGCCGCCGCGCCTGGCGCGACCCCGAGGGCCCCCTGGCCGACATCGCCGAGGCCCCGGAGCGCGACAGCACCAGCGCCTACAACACCGGCGAGAGCTCCCGCAGctccccgctgctgctgcgCGCCGGCCTCGGAGCtccgcccgccgcgcccccgccgccctCCGGAGCGGCTCCGAGCTCCGCCAAAGGGCCCCGCGGGAAGCGGCCCGGCCGGGACCGGCTGCTCAAGGCCCGCGCCATCAAAATCCTGGAGGAGCGCGGCGGCTCCACCGACGACGACGCGCGGAGCGAGCTCAAGACCGGGCGCTACTGGAGCCGCGAGCAGCGCAAGCAGCACCTGGCGCGGGCCCGCGAGCAGCGGCGGCgccgggagctgctgctccaagggCGGCCCGAGCTGCCGGCGAAtcccggcggggccgcgggagGGGTCGCGGAGgtgccgccccctccccaagcGCAGCACGGGCCGGGGTCGCGGCGGGGGCTGCGCAAGCGGAGCCGGCGCATCCTGGATAACTGGGTGACCATCCAGGAGATGATGCTGGCGCAGCACGGGGGGCGCCTGGAGCACCCGCTGCTCTCGGTGACCACCGTGTGA